The genomic region TAATTTTCTATAAAATTCTCCCAACGTCCAATAAAAAGTATTTATTTTAATGTTTTACAGATAGAAGACTGATTATTGAATGAGGTTTTTATTTGATGATACCTATCAAATATGTTTTTGATAAGTTATCAATTTGACACATATAATTATTGTAATGATAACAATATTTAGCGTTAACTGTCAATTGATGTATTATCAAATAAAGCAGGTTTAATACAAAAACCCGAACAACCAAAGTGGTATCCTGTTATCACTTCCTATCTCTTCATCATCAATAACCAGATATGAGTTTTTGATATTTTTTATTTGTCTCTTTGTTTTTCTTTTTCCGCCTATCTCGAAGACATATTTGTCATCTATTATATAATCTCCATATTTTGAGTATCTAATATTGTACTCATTTAATTGAGATACAAAGAAACTTTCTCTTGTAGCTCCTATATTTTTATCTTGACATAGAACATTAAAGAGATTCGGGTTGTCAAGTAGTACTTTGTCTGGTTTTTGGAGTATAGCATTACCTTTCTTGTTGTAATATAAGAGATGGATTAATTTTCCCTTATGTAGTGCTTCAATGTAGTTATATAGTGTTCTGAGGTTTATACCTATTTCTCTTGATAGGGCTGTTATATTAAAGCTTCCGGGTGGATTCTCGCACAGAACCACGAGAAGTTTTTTTAGACTGTGAATATTTTTTATGTCTATATTGAATAGATATAAAAGCTCACTTTCTATTGTTTTATTAATAACCTCAAGAAGTTTTAATATATAAGTGTCTTGACTGCTTTCTAAGAAAAACGGATATGCACCAAACTTTATGTACTCTTCAAAGTATTTAAGTGGTCTTATTTTTGAGATGATATCAAAAGCAATCTTTTCGTGGTTATTTAATATACTTTCCAAATCAAAGTAATCAAATTTATCCTTTAACCTTAACTCTAAAAATTCTCTAAGTGATAAAACCGGGATATCATAGATTACTGCTCTTCTGCTCAAATCGCTACTGGATAAAGCAATGGCAGAAGAGCC from Hippea alviniae EP5-r harbors:
- a CDS encoding ATP-binding protein; its protein translation is MFDKIKYYSSLFLSSKVPEYKRSIYHKIDFKEKIIGLKGAKGVGKTTIIHQYLNSVDIPLNEKLYVSLDNPIVEEYSLLDIVEIAYKKGVKLIAFDEIHHKKDFERELKSIYDFFDIQVVFSGSSAIALSSSDLSRRAVIYDIPVLSLREFLELRLKDKFDYFDLESILNNHEKIAFDIISKIRPLKYFEEYIKFGAYPFFLESSQDTYILKLLEVINKTIESELLYLFNIDIKNIHSLKKLLVVLCENPPGSFNITALSREIGINLRTLYNYIEALHKGKLIHLLYYNKKGNAILQKPDKVLLDNPNLFNVLCQDKNIGATRESFFVSQLNEYNIRYSKYGDYIIDDKYVFEIGGKRKTKRQIKNIKNSYLVIDDEEIGSDNRIPLWLFGFLY